The Candidatus Nanopelagicus abundans genome includes a region encoding these proteins:
- a CDS encoding TerC family protein produces the protein MSATVWEVTIAVLLAVLAFDLALAVIRRNKETSIKEATAWTVFYVSAAIAFGYSLGVWNTTQARSEFFAGWITEYSLSIDNLFIFILILARFQIDKTKQQLVLLVGIIMALILRGIFIALGSAAISRYTWIFFIFGAFLLYTAYKLINESGEKEWKEGKLITLFRKKGASPLAIVLVAIAVTDLIFALDSIPAIFGLTKDPYIVFTANAFALMGLRQLYFLIGGLMSRLIYLTKGLSIVLGFIGIKLIIEAFHGVGIHILFGVDIPEISLPFSLTFIIGTLTITAIASLVVSSKSKVAE, from the coding sequence GTGAGCGCTACCGTCTGGGAAGTAACGATTGCCGTTTTACTAGCTGTTCTAGCCTTTGATTTAGCACTCGCTGTAATCAGGCGCAACAAAGAGACATCTATTAAGGAGGCAACTGCCTGGACAGTTTTTTATGTAAGCGCTGCAATTGCGTTTGGCTATTCTCTAGGTGTTTGGAACACCACACAAGCTAGAAGTGAGTTTTTTGCTGGTTGGATCACTGAGTACTCCCTATCTATTGATAATCTATTTATATTTATTCTAATTCTTGCTCGATTTCAGATTGATAAAACAAAGCAGCAATTAGTTTTATTAGTTGGAATCATCATGGCACTTATTTTAAGAGGAATATTTATTGCTCTCGGCTCTGCTGCTATTTCAAGATATACCTGGATATTTTTCATATTTGGAGCTTTTTTACTTTATACAGCTTATAAATTAATTAATGAGTCTGGTGAAAAAGAATGGAAAGAGGGCAAGTTAATTACCTTGTTTAGAAAGAAAGGTGCCTCCCCACTAGCAATTGTTTTAGTAGCAATTGCGGTTACAGATTTGATATTTGCGTTAGATTCAATACCTGCGATATTTGGATTAACTAAAGATCCATATATCGTCTTTACCGCAAATGCATTTGCGCTAATGGGACTTCGCCAGCTTTACTTTTTGATCGGTGGCTTAATGTCTAGATTAATTTATCTAACAAAGGGCCTTTCGATCGTACTAGGATTTATTGGTATTAAGTTAATTATTGAAGCGTTCCACGGTGTTGGAATCCATATCTTATTTGGTGTTGATATCCCAGAAATCTCATTGCCATTCTCACTCACATTCATTATTGGCACGCTTACGATTACAGCAATCGCAAGTCTGGTCGTAAGTTCTAAATCAAAGGTGGCAGAATAG
- a CDS encoding WhiB family transcriptional regulator, protein MDWRHEAACREEDPEVFFPVGNTGPALAQIEEAKKICNRCSVKDPCLAWALESGQDAGVWGGLSEDERRAMKRRAARNRARQIENQNTF, encoded by the coding sequence ATGGATTGGCGACATGAAGCTGCTTGTCGCGAAGAAGATCCAGAGGTTTTCTTTCCAGTCGGCAACACCGGTCCTGCATTAGCTCAAATTGAAGAGGCTAAAAAGATTTGTAATAGATGTTCGGTTAAAGATCCATGCCTTGCTTGGGCACTTGAAAGTGGTCAAGATGCTGGTGTTTGGGGAGGCTTATCTGAAGATGAGCGACGTGCTATGAAACGAAGAGCTGCTCGTAATCGAGCAAGGCAGATCGAAAACCAAAATACTTTTTAA
- a CDS encoding trans-sulfuration enzyme family protein, with amino-acid sequence MSNDNDWEKLTTESKVVSVGRPVKKPDGGLNPPIALNSTFHTGGPIGYARSGNETWSALEDAISSLEGGKTLIFSSGMAAIGAILSILPSKAIIVAAKNGYQGTTTLLKNLHDNGKLTVRFVDVANTKEVLAAIPGAKIVHLESPVNPLLDVADLPQLIKFAKDSSCLVSIDNTFATPMNQNPLAMGADICMHSVTKYLSGHSDVLLGSLSTKDSELYSSLEQARKYGGAIAGPFEAWLALRGIRTFAIRMQRSQENALELAKRLANDPRVSKVRYPGLASDPNHELAKSFMKGFGAMISFEPIGTPDQVDLMCDSAKLITNATSLGGVESIWERRRRWATESETIPENLVRFSVGIENVDDLWSDIKSAFDAAKIS; translated from the coding sequence ATGAGTAACGATAATGATTGGGAAAAGTTAACTACCGAATCTAAGGTTGTTTCTGTAGGTAGGCCAGTTAAAAAACCAGACGGTGGTCTTAATCCACCTATTGCACTTAATTCAACTTTTCATACCGGTGGCCCAATTGGTTATGCAAGATCTGGTAACGAAACATGGAGTGCACTAGAGGATGCAATCTCATCCCTTGAAGGTGGAAAAACTTTAATCTTCTCATCTGGCATGGCAGCAATTGGAGCCATACTTTCAATATTACCAAGTAAGGCAATAATTGTTGCAGCAAAAAATGGTTATCAAGGAACGACTACTTTGTTAAAAAATCTACATGATAATGGAAAACTTACAGTTAGGTTTGTAGATGTTGCTAATACCAAAGAAGTATTAGCTGCTATACCAGGTGCAAAAATAGTTCATTTAGAATCACCTGTAAATCCATTACTTGATGTCGCAGATTTGCCACAATTAATTAAGTTTGCAAAAGATTCCAGTTGCTTGGTATCTATTGATAACACTTTTGCAACTCCAATGAATCAAAATCCACTAGCAATGGGCGCAGATATATGTATGCATTCTGTAACTAAATACTTATCTGGCCATAGTGATGTGCTTTTAGGTTCACTTAGTACGAAAGATTCAGAACTTTATTCAAGCCTAGAGCAGGCTCGAAAATATGGTGGCGCAATTGCTGGTCCATTTGAGGCTTGGTTGGCACTTCGCGGAATTAGAACATTTGCTATTCGTATGCAACGCTCACAAGAAAATGCACTAGAACTTGCTAAGCGATTAGCTAATGATCCTAGGGTTAGCAAAGTTCGCTATCCAGGCTTGGCTAGCGATCCAAATCATGAACTAGCAAAATCATTTATGAAAGGTTTTGGCGCAATGATCTCATTTGAGCCAATTGGAACCCCTGATCAGGTTGATCTAATGTGTGATTCAGCTAAATTAATTACCAATGCAACCTCTTTAGGTGGTGTTGAATCTATCTGGGAGCGCCGGCGTAGATGGGCAACTGAGAGTGAAACAATTCCAGAGAATCTAGTTCGTTTTTCAGTTGGAATCGAAAATGTTGATGATTTATGGTCAGATATTAAATCTGCTTTTGACGCCGCAAAAATTAGCTAA
- a CDS encoding ABC transporter permease, producing MNEGGNKIQVFEPHRSTLPPLKPYFRDFWRRREFATELSKFSDKAEYLDSKLGKVWLVLNPLFLAVIYFLLVTIIQGGRGQGGGFTTLCHILIGLFTFYFAQNCILLGAQSITSGGSLILNQAFPRSLLPLSSAISAAKQFLPTIPIYVLIVLGGKIFLNDTSLPGLSLNYLLLPILFLLLVITSFGLSLLFAALNVYFRDTTKLLSYIMRIWLYASPILWQPEMLNASYRIILYLNPLGPILSANSRIWIDGQLPTLAQLIGCISWALISFLIGSYFFISRERDFAVRI from the coding sequence ATGAATGAGGGTGGTAATAAGATTCAAGTTTTTGAGCCTCATCGCTCAACTCTTCCCCCACTTAAACCGTATTTCCGAGATTTTTGGCGCCGGCGCGAATTTGCTACTGAGTTATCAAAATTTTCCGATAAGGCTGAATATCTGGATTCAAAACTTGGAAAAGTTTGGTTAGTTTTAAATCCATTATTCCTAGCTGTTATTTATTTTTTACTTGTAACAATTATTCAAGGTGGTAGAGGCCAGGGTGGTGGATTTACAACCTTGTGCCACATATTAATTGGTTTATTTACCTTCTATTTTGCACAAAACTGTATTCTCTTAGGTGCGCAGTCAATTACATCAGGTGGAAGTCTAATTTTAAATCAAGCATTCCCAAGATCACTACTACCGTTATCTAGTGCGATAAGTGCAGCAAAGCAGTTTCTTCCAACAATACCTATCTATGTTTTAATAGTACTTGGTGGGAAAATATTTTTAAATGATACTTCACTACCAGGACTTTCCTTGAACTATTTGTTACTACCAATTCTTTTTTTACTTTTAGTAATAACTAGTTTTGGATTATCACTTTTATTTGCCGCCCTAAATGTTTATTTTAGAGATACAACTAAGCTGCTCTCCTACATCATGCGAATTTGGCTTTATGCCTCACCGATTCTTTGGCAGCCAGAAATGCTAAATGCTAGCTATCGCATAATTCTTTATCTAAATCCCCTAGGGCCAATTTTGTCTGCAAACTCTAGAATTTGGATAGATGGGCAACTACCAACCTTGGCTCAATTAATAGGTTGCATAAGTTGGGCTCTTATTTCATTTTTAATAGGTTCATACTTTTTCATATCAAGGGAGCGTGACTTTGCTGTCCGAATCTAA
- the msrA gene encoding peptide-methionine (S)-S-oxide reductase MsrA, translating to MSHTAYFATGCFWGAERRFWQLAGVIQTSVGYMGGNKPDPTYKEVCTGTTNHAEIVEVIYDPDQISYERLLAEFWVMHDPTSLNKQGGDIGSQYRSAIFTTSAQQMDKTLESKSIYQTELTKNGMDEIVTQISPASGITYWLAEEYHQKYLIKNPNGYDCHSSTGVAYPLLTSSTNE from the coding sequence ATGAGCCACACTGCATATTTTGCAACTGGATGTTTTTGGGGAGCAGAGCGAAGATTTTGGCAATTAGCCGGAGTTATTCAAACTTCAGTCGGATATATGGGTGGAAATAAACCTGATCCAACTTATAAAGAAGTTTGCACTGGCACGACAAATCATGCTGAGATAGTAGAAGTTATTTATGATCCAGATCAGATCTCTTATGAGAGATTACTAGCTGAATTTTGGGTAATGCATGATCCAACTTCACTAAATAAGCAAGGTGGAGACATTGGTAGTCAATATCGCTCTGCAATATTTACTACTTCTGCTCAGCAAATGGATAAAACACTTGAAAGTAAAAGTATTTACCAAACAGAGTTAACTAAAAACGGTATGGATGAAATTGTTACACAAATTTCACCAGCCTCTGGTATTACTTATTGGTTAGCTGAGGAGTATCACCAGAAGTACTTAATTAAGAATCCAAATGGTTATGACTGTCATTCATCAACTGGTGTCGCCTACCCACTGTTGACATCTAGCACTAATGAATGA
- a CDS encoding sensor histidine kinase has translation MATFIELISDNSKLTPDQVDHLEQLVAEWRLLADLSFADLVLWLPIRKDEKSWPVGYIAIAQIRPTTAATVFSNDLIGSTIDWGVRQKIDQALSESEIVRDTAPELVGEIMIKEESIPVIFEGKTLAVISRHRNADLMRLPSKLELNYREIAHKIFRMVTEGSFPIRNSIYNSESTPRVGDGLIRLDANGIIFFASPNARSALSRVGYQSEIEKQNLGEVFASLAKGNTQPTDESWQTLLSGKFLRRTEYESTDGVLDILVIPLIEAGDRIGAIVLLHNVTELRNRDRALITKDATIKEIHHRVKNNLQTVSALLRLQSRRVEDPVASAALSEAVRRVASIALVHETLSNQSTESVEFDQVFDQIVKNSIELNPRKINFTKIGSFGAFDSKVATALSLVVTELIHNSLEHGLSEVGDELSVEIVKKGNNYTVAVCDNGAGLPTDFNLEKSANLGLQIANTLTKNELNGSIKLFRDGDLTKGEVTFKAN, from the coding sequence ATGGCCACCTTCATCGAGTTAATCTCAGATAACTCAAAACTAACCCCTGATCAAGTTGATCATCTTGAGCAATTAGTTGCCGAGTGGCGTTTGCTAGCAGATTTATCTTTTGCAGATTTAGTTTTATGGCTACCAATTAGAAAAGATGAAAAATCTTGGCCAGTTGGCTACATAGCAATAGCACAAATACGCCCAACAACTGCCGCTACTGTATTTAGTAATGATTTAATTGGATCAACAATTGACTGGGGAGTAAGACAAAAGATTGATCAAGCTTTATCAGAGAGTGAAATAGTAAGAGATACTGCGCCCGAACTTGTTGGCGAGATAATGATTAAAGAAGAAAGTATTCCAGTCATTTTTGAAGGCAAAACCTTAGCCGTTATTTCAAGACATCGGAATGCAGATCTAATGCGGCTTCCATCTAAGCTTGAATTAAATTATCGCGAAATTGCTCACAAAATATTTCGGATGGTTACCGAAGGAAGTTTTCCAATCCGTAATAGTATTTATAACTCTGAGTCAACTCCCAGAGTTGGTGATGGATTAATTAGGTTAGATGCCAATGGAATAATTTTTTTCGCAAGCCCAAATGCGCGCTCAGCATTATCTAGAGTTGGCTATCAAAGTGAGATTGAGAAGCAAAATCTAGGTGAGGTATTTGCAAGCCTTGCTAAAGGTAATACGCAACCAACTGATGAATCTTGGCAAACATTACTTAGCGGAAAGTTTTTGCGCAGAACAGAGTATGAAAGTACTGACGGTGTACTTGATATTTTAGTAATCCCATTAATTGAGGCGGGAGATCGAATTGGTGCAATCGTTTTACTTCATAATGTTACTGAGCTACGAAATCGTGATCGTGCATTAATTACTAAAGATGCAACAATTAAAGAGATTCATCATCGAGTTAAAAATAATCTACAAACAGTCTCAGCACTACTGCGCCTGCAATCGAGGCGGGTGGAGGATCCAGTTGCTAGTGCTGCACTATCAGAGGCGGTAAGAAGAGTTGCTTCTATTGCTCTAGTTCATGAAACCTTATCTAACCAATCAACTGAGTCAGTGGAGTTTGATCAAGTTTTTGATCAGATAGTTAAGAACTCAATTGAGCTAAATCCTAGGAAAATTAACTTTACAAAGATAGGCAGTTTTGGAGCTTTTGATTCTAAAGTCGCAACTGCTCTCTCCTTAGTAGTAACTGAATTAATTCATAACTCACTTGAGCATGGATTAAGTGAAGTGGGCGATGAGCTAAGTGTTGAAATAGTAAAAAAGGGTAATAATTACACGGTCGCAGTTTGCGATAACGGAGCTGGCTTACCCACTGATTTTAATCTAGAGAAATCCGCTAATTTAGGTCTTCAGATTGCTAATACTCTTACTAAAAACGAATTAAATGGAAGTATAAAATTATTTAGAGATGGTGATTTAACAAAAGGTGAAGTAACTTTTAAAGCTAATTAA
- a CDS encoding GNAT family N-acetyltransferase — protein MSVVIRPATVGDLADIFRFIHALAEYEKAPNEVLLSTTDLEQSFFGVNPQVYCLLSELDGVVTGIAIWHLNYSTWLGKHGMYLEDLFVDPKYRGSGHGKALLVRLAQICIEKDYPRFQWWVLDWNDLAIDFYKSLGAQPMDEWTVFRLTGNSLKKLASEGY, from the coding sequence ATGTCAGTAGTAATTCGACCTGCCACAGTCGGTGATCTGGCAGATATATTTCGATTTATCCACGCCCTTGCCGAGTATGAAAAGGCACCAAATGAGGTGCTTCTTTCAACTACTGATTTAGAGCAATCATTTTTTGGTGTAAACCCACAGGTCTACTGTCTGCTTTCTGAATTAGACGGAGTAGTAACAGGTATTGCAATCTGGCACCTAAATTACTCAACCTGGCTGGGCAAGCACGGTATGTATTTAGAGGATCTATTTGTTGACCCAAAGTATCGAGGCAGCGGCCACGGCAAGGCATTACTTGTAAGGCTGGCACAGATTTGTATTGAAAAGGATTACCCAAGATTTCAGTGGTGGGTTCTAGATTGGAATGATCTAGCAATTGATTTCTATAAATCACTTGGGGCCCAACCTATGGATGAGTGGACTGTCTTTCGCCTTACTGGGAATTCACTTAAAAAACTGGCCTCGGAAGGTTATTAG
- the secA gene encoding preprotein translocase subunit SecA: MGLLDKILRAGEGRAIKELAKISVQVNKFEQEVSSLDDQSLRAKTDSFKERVSKGETLDSILPEVFAVVREAARRTLGQRHYDVQLMGGAALHKGNIAEMKTGEGKTLVSTLPAYLNALTGKGVHIVTVNDYLAERDSEWMGRVHRFLGLKVGVILASMSPAERREAYAADITYGTNNEFGFDYLRDNMSWSLADCVQRSHNFAIVDEVDSILIDEARTPLIISGPADKATKWYVEFANIVARLNRDIHYEVDEKKRTVGILDEGVSRVEEALDINNLYESANTPMIGYLNNAIKAKELFKRDKDYVVMNGELLIVDEHTGRMLSGRRYSEGLHQSLEAKERIEIQDENQTLATITLQNYFRLYKKLSGMTGTAMTEASEFMQIYKLGVIPIPTNKKMQRIDQSDLIYKSEVGKFTAVAEDIAARHKKGQPVLVGTVSVEKSEELSAILKRRGIAHEVLNAKQHEREAAIIARAGTVSAVTVATNMAGRGTDIMLGGNPEFMADFELQRQGLNPVETPEDYEKAWPAEITKQKESVAKEHETVVSLGGLYVLGTERHESRRIDNQLRGRSGRQGDPGESRFYLSLQDELMRRFNSGLVERFLGAAGMPEETPLESKIVSNAIKSAQTQVESLNFEMRKNVLKYDDVMNKQREVVYSERREVLEGADIKDLVRKFLDETVTAYVDAATASGVAEDWDLETLWVALKGLFPISFTVEELLNEIGGASSLDSEFLLDRILTEANLAYEKRESELSSAVMRELERKILLSVLDRKWREHLYEMDYLQEGIGLRAMAQRDPLVEYQREGFDLFSAMMDAIKEELVSYLFHAEVQVEGDQVGAKGLTPTPAPVTQLQYSAAEIESTPAGGTSKNAPCPCGSGKKYKRCHGQA; the protein is encoded by the coding sequence GTGGGTTTATTAGACAAAATCTTGCGTGCTGGTGAAGGACGAGCTATTAAAGAGCTTGCAAAAATTTCAGTACAAGTTAATAAATTCGAACAAGAAGTTTCATCCTTAGATGATCAATCACTACGTGCTAAAACAGATAGTTTTAAAGAGCGTGTTAGTAAAGGTGAAACTTTAGATTCAATTTTGCCGGAAGTTTTTGCTGTTGTAAGAGAAGCTGCAAGACGCACGTTAGGACAACGTCATTACGATGTTCAGTTAATGGGTGGCGCCGCACTTCATAAAGGAAATATTGCAGAGATGAAAACTGGTGAAGGAAAAACTTTAGTTTCAACATTACCAGCATATTTAAATGCTCTTACTGGTAAAGGTGTTCATATAGTTACCGTAAATGATTATTTAGCAGAGCGTGATAGTGAATGGATGGGACGTGTTCATCGCTTTTTAGGTCTTAAAGTTGGAGTGATTCTTGCAAGCATGTCACCGGCTGAGCGACGAGAGGCATATGCAGCTGATATCACCTACGGAACAAATAATGAGTTTGGCTTTGATTATTTAAGAGACAACATGTCATGGTCATTGGCTGATTGTGTTCAAAGATCACATAATTTTGCAATTGTTGATGAGGTTGACTCGATTTTAATCGATGAGGCAAGAACACCTTTAATCATTTCTGGACCAGCTGATAAAGCAACTAAATGGTATGTCGAATTTGCAAATATTGTTGCAAGACTAAACCGAGATATTCATTATGAAGTAGATGAGAAAAAGCGAACAGTTGGTATTTTAGATGAGGGAGTTAGTAGGGTTGAAGAAGCGCTAGATATAAATAATTTATATGAATCAGCTAATACTCCAATGATTGGGTATTTAAACAATGCGATTAAGGCCAAAGAGTTGTTTAAACGAGATAAAGATTATGTAGTAATGAATGGTGAATTATTAATTGTTGATGAGCACACCGGTCGAATGTTGTCAGGGCGGCGATATAGCGAAGGACTTCACCAATCCCTTGAGGCAAAAGAACGTATTGAGATTCAGGATGAAAATCAGACCCTAGCCACAATTACTCTACAAAATTACTTCCGCCTCTATAAAAAGCTAAGCGGTATGACAGGTACGGCTATGACAGAGGCCTCTGAATTTATGCAGATTTATAAACTAGGTGTGATTCCAATTCCAACTAATAAAAAAATGCAACGTATTGATCAATCTGATTTAATTTATAAATCTGAAGTAGGTAAATTTACTGCTGTAGCTGAAGATATTGCTGCACGACATAAAAAAGGCCAGCCCGTATTAGTCGGAACAGTTAGCGTTGAAAAATCTGAGGAGCTATCGGCAATTCTAAAACGCCGTGGTATCGCCCATGAAGTATTAAATGCTAAGCAACATGAACGTGAAGCTGCAATTATTGCAAGAGCTGGAACAGTTAGCGCTGTAACTGTTGCAACTAATATGGCAGGCCGTGGTACTGACATTATGCTGGGTGGAAATCCTGAATTTATGGCTGATTTTGAATTACAACGCCAAGGATTAAATCCTGTAGAAACTCCAGAAGATTATGAAAAAGCTTGGCCTGCTGAAATCACTAAGCAAAAAGAATCAGTTGCAAAAGAACACGAAACGGTAGTTTCACTAGGTGGACTTTATGTTTTAGGAACAGAGCGCCATGAATCTAGGAGAATTGATAATCAGTTAAGAGGTAGATCTGGTCGCCAAGGAGATCCTGGTGAGTCAAGATTTTATTTATCATTACAAGATGAACTAATGCGCAGATTTAACTCTGGATTAGTTGAGCGATTCTTAGGAGCAGCTGGCATGCCGGAGGAGACTCCACTGGAATCAAAAATTGTTAGTAATGCAATTAAATCCGCACAGACTCAGGTTGAATCACTAAACTTTGAAATGCGCAAGAATGTTTTAAAGTATGACGATGTAATGAATAAACAGCGTGAAGTTGTTTACTCAGAGCGCCGTGAAGTACTTGAAGGCGCTGATATTAAAGACTTAGTGCGTAAATTTTTAGACGAAACTGTCACCGCCTACGTTGACGCTGCGACTGCTTCTGGTGTGGCTGAAGATTGGGATCTAGAAACTCTATGGGTAGCTCTAAAGGGATTATTTCCGATCTCATTCACTGTAGAAGAGTTGTTAAATGAAATCGGTGGAGCCTCATCTTTAGATAGTGAATTCTTACTTGACCGGATCTTAACTGAGGCAAATTTGGCTTATGAAAAGCGAGAGAGTGAACTTTCTTCAGCAGTAATGCGAGAGCTTGAGCGAAAGATATTACTATCGGTATTAGATCGAAAATGGCGAGAGCATCTTTATGAAATGGATTACCTACAAGAAGGAATTGGTTTACGCGCTATGGCGCAGCGAGATCCACTTGTTGAGTACCAGCGAGAAGGATTTGATTTATTCTCAGCAATGATGGACGCAATTAAAGAAGAGTTAGTTAGTTACTTATTTCATGCGGAGGTACAAGTTGAAGGTGATCAAGTTGGTGCTAAGGGACTTACCCCAACACCAGCACCAGTTACTCAACTTCAATATTCAGCTGCTGAAATTGAATCTACACCAGCAGGTGGAACTTCTAAAAACGCACCTTGTCCATGTGGTTCTGGTAAAAAATATAAAAGGTGTCACGGACAGGCTTAA
- the msrB gene encoding peptide-methionine (R)-S-oxide reductase MsrB, whose amino-acid sequence MNEITPINSNGNPYPIKVDEDELKKRVDPLSYAVLRKAATETAFTGEYTDSEIIGVYKCKACSAELFRSETKFHSGCGWPSFYAPTENDAVELIEDRSLFPRVRTEVRCAGCGSHLGHVFTGEGYAVPTDQRWCINSVALVLESKN is encoded by the coding sequence ATGAATGAAATAACACCGATTAATTCCAATGGGAATCCCTACCCAATTAAAGTTGATGAGGATGAATTAAAAAAACGGGTTGACCCACTTTCATATGCTGTGCTTAGAAAAGCTGCAACTGAAACTGCCTTCACAGGTGAATACACCGATAGCGAAATAATTGGGGTCTATAAGTGCAAGGCATGTAGCGCGGAACTATTTAGATCAGAGACAAAGTTTCATTCTGGTTGTGGGTGGCCTTCATTTTATGCACCAACAGAAAATGATGCAGTTGAACTAATTGAAGATCGCTCACTTTTCCCAAGAGTTAGAACCGAGGTTAGGTGCGCAGGCTGTGGTTCACACCTTGGCCACGTCTTTACGGGTGAAGGGTATGCGGTCCCAACCGATCAAAGATGGTGTATTAATTCGGTAGCGCTAGTGCTGGAATCGAAAAACTAG
- a CDS encoding ABC transporter ATP-binding protein: MLSESKSAKSLPDNLAIRINDLSISYKINVESKKTLKNAIMRASKGERVRTRTVEAVKNLSLDIPHGSVVGIVGANGAGKSTLMRSIAGILPPTSGQITVNGRISTLLALGVGFNKALSGRDNIILGGLAAGMSKSEIQSQTDSIAEFADLPEGFIDMPVRTYSNGMYSRVAFAVAVNMTPDILLLDEALSAGDAAFKEKSFNRMRELCAEARTILIVSHALSSLNELCDRAIWLHKGKMLASGKPEDITEQYLKFLNVGELPSSYEDL; the protein is encoded by the coding sequence TTGCTGTCCGAATCTAAATCTGCTAAATCATTGCCAGATAACCTGGCAATTAGAATTAATGATCTGTCAATAAGTTATAAAATTAATGTTGAGTCTAAAAAAACTTTAAAGAATGCAATCATGCGTGCTAGTAAAGGTGAGCGGGTTAGAACTAGAACGGTAGAAGCGGTTAAAAATTTAAGTTTAGATATTCCCCATGGTTCTGTTGTTGGAATTGTTGGCGCAAATGGTGCTGGAAAATCAACATTAATGAGATCAATTGCAGGAATATTGCCGCCAACTAGTGGGCAAATCACAGTTAACGGCAGAATCTCTACTCTGCTAGCTCTTGGAGTTGGCTTTAATAAAGCTTTATCGGGCCGCGATAATATTATTTTAGGTGGTTTAGCAGCTGGTATGAGCAAATCTGAAATCCAGTCACAAACAGATTCCATAGCTGAGTTTGCAGATTTACCAGAAGGATTTATTGATATGCCAGTTCGAACTTATAGCAATGGAATGTACTCTCGAGTTGCATTTGCAGTTGCCGTAAATATGACACCTGACATTTTGCTATTAGATGAGGCACTTTCCGCAGGGGATGCAGCATTTAAAGAAAAATCCTTTAATCGAATGCGCGAGCTTTGCGCAGAGGCGAGAACTATATTAATAGTCTCACATGCTCTTTCATCCCTAAATGAATTATGTGATCGAGCAATTTGGCTACATAAAGGTAAAATGCTCGCTTCAGGAAAACCAGAAGATATTACTGAGCAATACTTAAAGTTTTTAAATGTTGGTGAATTGCCCTCAAGCTATGAAGATTTATAG